From the genome of Bombyx mori chromosome 16, ASM3026992v2, one region includes:
- the LOC119628546 gene encoding uncharacterized protein LOC119628546 isoform X1 — translation MPDTHRTCEVCGIKERHLTEKRFFARFPLDVNRCKQWVKMVGKEDLAYLQVHMLHDLKHVCEAHFSRRDFTKSKKRLKKRAVPKLNLTLPPLRDEILLQFLQLNSQADVTPQGQFEVQAVPSALMPASSSQPSGLEKTDVTPQGQFEVQAVPCTSMPTSSSQSSSLEKNVTKGSQRKESESQIRKRKLEDVDVTPRKRKLLSELRKTKCTLASLKKSAKLIDNLSSEFLKEIVTSALINQKRKSQGKRWTIKNKISALAIFKRSPKAYRYLRYLAPFPSIKTLQKLMKKIPVEPGLNTAVLDHLKKLAPIKKIRAKLCSLVFDEIALKERLTYSEATDKVEGFIDYGYERKDELANHALVFMLQGIGRKIKQPLAFYFIRGTVSSEKLAVLIKDIIKEITNSGFQVLSTICDQAPTNMGALSLLKEWNNGGHNYFEFENKKIYIIYDIPHLLKSLRNNFLKQGFLKMGELKGQWSHLVEVEERNRNFLYLSKLKSTHVQPKYRAKMKVKYAAQIFSQTVAAVLKLLATNVENVHRSDEILQTALLIEKFNKLFDYTNGPSGHADVKKGIRENVSAKTDHLAVWTEYRKQLSTLTFFNHNGVEAKNVKCVQGYIISLKSLRDIWLEVQDLGYKYLNLRQLNQDALENLFGLIRQHGQTNKHPTCSTFIAAMKTSIISGLTAPHSKNSNCEEDKKELMTDFHDLVFGFKDEDDQGQDINESPSHVSTENENEEDNPVLSIPEEEEYKEIVCDLAKISNQPVVYISGYLASVILKKNDCQVCRETLTVADPEENKIYDLIKLREWWQDKKCLTYPSLQLCQTVHTAVTNFEQFCIPNLHNNNICQWTITIFYSNCNTEWLCINHRQQMSDLLFTKLALMLIRRQCQIINLKQVSKEEDLADANKRGQQYGVSR, via the exons ATGCCTGATACTCATCGTACTTGTGAAGTTTGTGGTATCAAAGAAAGACATCTTACTGAAAAACGGTTTTTCGCAAGGTTTCCTCTGGATGTCAATAG ATGTAAACAATGGGTAAAGATGGTTGGCAAAGAAGATCTGGCTTATCTTCAAGTACATATGCTACATGATTTAAAACATGTTTGTGAAGCACATTTCTCAAGACGAGACTTTACAAAATCAAAGAAGCGCTTAAAAAAACGAGCTGTACCCAAACTGAACTTGACACTGCCACCATTGAGAGATGAAATTCTTCTTCAATTTTTGCAACTCAACTCGCAAG CGGATGTCACCCCACAAGGCCAGTTCGAGGTTCAGGCCGTTCCTAGTGCTTTGATGCCAGCATCCTCAAGTCAGCCTAGCGGTCTAGAGAAAA ctGATGTCACCCCACAAGGCCAGTTTGAGGTTCAGGCTGTTCCTTGTACTTCAATGCCAACATCCTCAAGTCAGTCTAGCAGTCTAGAGAAAA ACGTCACCAAAGGAAGCCAGCGGAAAGAAAGTGAAAGtcaaataagaaaaagaaaattagaaGATGTTG atgtTACACCACGGAAAAGGAAGCTCTTAAGTGAATTGAGAAAAACAAAGTGCACATTGGCATCATTAAAAAAGAGCGCGAAACTAATAGACAATTTATCGTCAGAGTTTCTAAAAGAAATTGTCACGTCTGCGTTGATAAATCAAAAGCGTAAGTCACAAGGCAAACGCTggactattaaaaataaaatatcagcaTTAGCCATCTTCAAGCGTTCACCAAAAGCTTACCGATATCTGCGATATCTCGCACCATTTCCGAGTATCAAAACATtgcaaaaattaatgaaaaaaatacctGTTGAGCCAGGTTTAAATACAGCTGTACTTGACCACCTGAAAAAACTAGCtcccattaaaaaaataagagcaAAATTATGTTCGCTAGTCTTTGATGAAATAGCGTTAAAAGAAAGGTTAACTTATAGCGAAGCCACAGATAAAGTGGAAGGGTTTATCGATTATGGATATGAGAGGAAAGATGAGCTAGCAAATCATGCCTTAGTCTTCATGTTACAAGGTATTGGGAGAAAAATTAAACAACCGCTGGCATTCTATTTCATAAGAGGCACAGTATCTTCAGAAAAATTAGCAGTTTTAATAAAAgatataattaaagaaattactAACTCGGGATTTCAAGTTTTATCAACAATATGTGATCAAGCGCCCACCAATATGGGAGCATTAAGTCTGTTAAAGGAGTGGAACAATGGTGgacataattattttgaatttgaaaataaaaaaatttatataatttatgatattccacatttattaaaatcactgagaaataactttttaaaacaAGGATTTCTGAAAATGGGAGAATTGAAAGGTCAATGGAGCCATTTAGTTGAGGTAGAGGAACGAAATAgaaattttttatatcttagcaAACTCAAATCAACTCATGTACAACCAAAGTACAGAGCTAAAATGAAAGTTAAGTATGCCGCACAAATATTTAGCCAAACAGTGGCTGCTGTTCTTAAATTATTAGCTACGAATGTGGAAAATGTACACCGATCAGATGAAATATTACAGACTGCtttgttaattgaaaaattcaataaactttttgatTATACAAATGGGCCATCAGGACATGCTGACGTAAAAAAAGGTATACGGGAAAACGTATCTGCTAAAACTGACCATTTAGCTGTTTGGACAGAATATAGAAAGCAACTGTCTACTTTAACATTTTTCAACCATAATGGCGTGGAAGCAAAAAATGTAAAGTGTGTTCAAGGCTACATTATATCATTAAAATCGCTGCGTGATATTTGGCTGGAAGTTCAGGATTTAGGATATAAGTATTTGAATCTACGGCAGTTAAACCAGGATGCATTAGAAAATTTATTTGGGTTAATAAGACAGCATGGTCAAACAAACAAGCATCCGACGTGTTCTACATTTATAGCAGCTATGAAAACCTCTATAATATCAGGACTTACCGCCCCTCACAGCAAAAACTCCAATTGTGAAGAAGACAAAAAGGAACTCATGACGGATTTTCATGATTTAGTTTTTGGGTTTAAAGACGAAGATGATCAAGGTCAAGATATTAATGAGTCTCCTAGTCATGTTTCCacagaaaatgaaaatgaggaaGACAACCCGGTTCTCAGTATAcctgaagaagaagaatataaagAAATAGTATGTGACCTAGCAAAAATTTCAAATCAACCAGTGGTCTATATAAGTGGATATCTAGCTTctgttattctaaaaaaaaatgattgccAGGTCTGTAGAGAAACTTTGACAGTTGCAGATCCAGAGGAAAATAAGAtttatgatttaattaaattaagggAGTGGTGGCAAGATAAGAAATGTTTGACATATCCATCATTGCAGTTGTGTCAAACTGTACACACTGCGGTTACAAATTTTGAACAGTTTTGTATCCCTAACCtacataataacaatatttgCCAGTGGAcaattactatattttattcaaattgtaaTACAGAGTGGCTATGCATTAATCATCGTCAACAAATGTCAGACTTATTGTTTACAAAATTGGCTCTAATGCTGATTCGGCGACAGTGccagataattaatttaaagcaaGTTTCAAAGGAAGAGGATTTGGCGGACGCGAACAAAAGGGGTCAACAATATGGTGTTTCAAGATAA
- the LOC119628546 gene encoding uncharacterized protein LOC119628546 isoform X3, with protein sequence MPDTHRTCEVCGIKERHLTEKRFFARFPLDVNRCKQWVKMVGKEDLAYLQVHMLHDLKHVCEAHFSRRDFTKSKKRLKKRAVPKLNLTLPPLRDEILLQFLQLNSQADVTPQGQFEVQAVPCTSMPTSSSQSSSLEKNVTKGSQRKESESQIRKRKLEDVDVTPRKRKLLSELRKTKCTLASLKKSAKLIDNLSSEFLKEIVTSALINQKRKSQGKRWTIKNKISALAIFKRSPKAYRYLRYLAPFPSIKTLQKLMKKIPVEPGLNTAVLDHLKKLAPIKKIRAKLCSLVFDEIALKERLTYSEATDKVEGFIDYGYERKDELANHALVFMLQGIGRKIKQPLAFYFIRGTVSSEKLAVLIKDIIKEITNSGFQVLSTICDQAPTNMGALSLLKEWNNGGHNYFEFENKKIYIIYDIPHLLKSLRNNFLKQGFLKMGELKGQWSHLVEVEERNRNFLYLSKLKSTHVQPKYRAKMKVKYAAQIFSQTVAAVLKLLATNVENVHRSDEILQTALLIEKFNKLFDYTNGPSGHADVKKGIRENVSAKTDHLAVWTEYRKQLSTLTFFNHNGVEAKNVKCVQGYIISLKSLRDIWLEVQDLGYKYLNLRQLNQDALENLFGLIRQHGQTNKHPTCSTFIAAMKTSIISGLTAPHSKNSNCEEDKKELMTDFHDLVFGFKDEDDQGQDINESPSHVSTENENEEDNPVLSIPEEEEYKEIVCDLAKISNQPVVYISGYLASVILKKNDCQVCRETLTVADPEENKIYDLIKLREWWQDKKCLTYPSLQLCQTVHTAVTNFEQFCIPNLHNNNICQWTITIFYSNCNTEWLCINHRQQMSDLLFTKLALMLIRRQCQIINLKQVSKEEDLADANKRGQQYGVSR encoded by the exons ATGCCTGATACTCATCGTACTTGTGAAGTTTGTGGTATCAAAGAAAGACATCTTACTGAAAAACGGTTTTTCGCAAGGTTTCCTCTGGATGTCAATAG ATGTAAACAATGGGTAAAGATGGTTGGCAAAGAAGATCTGGCTTATCTTCAAGTACATATGCTACATGATTTAAAACATGTTTGTGAAGCACATTTCTCAAGACGAGACTTTACAAAATCAAAGAAGCGCTTAAAAAAACGAGCTGTACCCAAACTGAACTTGACACTGCCACCATTGAGAGATGAAATTCTTCTTCAATTTTTGCAACTCAACTCGCAAG ctGATGTCACCCCACAAGGCCAGTTTGAGGTTCAGGCTGTTCCTTGTACTTCAATGCCAACATCCTCAAGTCAGTCTAGCAGTCTAGAGAAAA ACGTCACCAAAGGAAGCCAGCGGAAAGAAAGTGAAAGtcaaataagaaaaagaaaattagaaGATGTTG atgtTACACCACGGAAAAGGAAGCTCTTAAGTGAATTGAGAAAAACAAAGTGCACATTGGCATCATTAAAAAAGAGCGCGAAACTAATAGACAATTTATCGTCAGAGTTTCTAAAAGAAATTGTCACGTCTGCGTTGATAAATCAAAAGCGTAAGTCACAAGGCAAACGCTggactattaaaaataaaatatcagcaTTAGCCATCTTCAAGCGTTCACCAAAAGCTTACCGATATCTGCGATATCTCGCACCATTTCCGAGTATCAAAACATtgcaaaaattaatgaaaaaaatacctGTTGAGCCAGGTTTAAATACAGCTGTACTTGACCACCTGAAAAAACTAGCtcccattaaaaaaataagagcaAAATTATGTTCGCTAGTCTTTGATGAAATAGCGTTAAAAGAAAGGTTAACTTATAGCGAAGCCACAGATAAAGTGGAAGGGTTTATCGATTATGGATATGAGAGGAAAGATGAGCTAGCAAATCATGCCTTAGTCTTCATGTTACAAGGTATTGGGAGAAAAATTAAACAACCGCTGGCATTCTATTTCATAAGAGGCACAGTATCTTCAGAAAAATTAGCAGTTTTAATAAAAgatataattaaagaaattactAACTCGGGATTTCAAGTTTTATCAACAATATGTGATCAAGCGCCCACCAATATGGGAGCATTAAGTCTGTTAAAGGAGTGGAACAATGGTGgacataattattttgaatttgaaaataaaaaaatttatataatttatgatattccacatttattaaaatcactgagaaataactttttaaaacaAGGATTTCTGAAAATGGGAGAATTGAAAGGTCAATGGAGCCATTTAGTTGAGGTAGAGGAACGAAATAgaaattttttatatcttagcaAACTCAAATCAACTCATGTACAACCAAAGTACAGAGCTAAAATGAAAGTTAAGTATGCCGCACAAATATTTAGCCAAACAGTGGCTGCTGTTCTTAAATTATTAGCTACGAATGTGGAAAATGTACACCGATCAGATGAAATATTACAGACTGCtttgttaattgaaaaattcaataaactttttgatTATACAAATGGGCCATCAGGACATGCTGACGTAAAAAAAGGTATACGGGAAAACGTATCTGCTAAAACTGACCATTTAGCTGTTTGGACAGAATATAGAAAGCAACTGTCTACTTTAACATTTTTCAACCATAATGGCGTGGAAGCAAAAAATGTAAAGTGTGTTCAAGGCTACATTATATCATTAAAATCGCTGCGTGATATTTGGCTGGAAGTTCAGGATTTAGGATATAAGTATTTGAATCTACGGCAGTTAAACCAGGATGCATTAGAAAATTTATTTGGGTTAATAAGACAGCATGGTCAAACAAACAAGCATCCGACGTGTTCTACATTTATAGCAGCTATGAAAACCTCTATAATATCAGGACTTACCGCCCCTCACAGCAAAAACTCCAATTGTGAAGAAGACAAAAAGGAACTCATGACGGATTTTCATGATTTAGTTTTTGGGTTTAAAGACGAAGATGATCAAGGTCAAGATATTAATGAGTCTCCTAGTCATGTTTCCacagaaaatgaaaatgaggaaGACAACCCGGTTCTCAGTATAcctgaagaagaagaatataaagAAATAGTATGTGACCTAGCAAAAATTTCAAATCAACCAGTGGTCTATATAAGTGGATATCTAGCTTctgttattctaaaaaaaaatgattgccAGGTCTGTAGAGAAACTTTGACAGTTGCAGATCCAGAGGAAAATAAGAtttatgatttaattaaattaagggAGTGGTGGCAAGATAAGAAATGTTTGACATATCCATCATTGCAGTTGTGTCAAACTGTACACACTGCGGTTACAAATTTTGAACAGTTTTGTATCCCTAACCtacataataacaatatttgCCAGTGGAcaattactatattttattcaaattgtaaTACAGAGTGGCTATGCATTAATCATCGTCAACAAATGTCAGACTTATTGTTTACAAAATTGGCTCTAATGCTGATTCGGCGACAGTGccagataattaatttaaagcaaGTTTCAAAGGAAGAGGATTTGGCGGACGCGAACAAAAGGGGTCAACAATATGGTGTTTCAAGATAA
- the LOC119628546 gene encoding uncharacterized protein LOC119628546 isoform X4 — translation MSIGECKQWVKMVGKEDLAYLQVHMLHDLKHVCEAHFSRRDFTKSKKRLKKRAVPKLNLTLPPLRDEILLQFLQLNSQADVTPQGQFEVQAVPCTSMPTSSSQSSSLEKNVTKGSQRKESESQIRKRKLEDVDVTPRKRKLLSELRKTKCTLASLKKSAKLIDNLSSEFLKEIVTSALINQKRKSQGKRWTIKNKISALAIFKRSPKAYRYLRYLAPFPSIKTLQKLMKKIPVEPGLNTAVLDHLKKLAPIKKIRAKLCSLVFDEIALKERLTYSEATDKVEGFIDYGYERKDELANHALVFMLQGIGRKIKQPLAFYFIRGTVSSEKLAVLIKDIIKEITNSGFQVLSTICDQAPTNMGALSLLKEWNNGGHNYFEFENKKIYIIYDIPHLLKSLRNNFLKQGFLKMGELKGQWSHLVEVEERNRNFLYLSKLKSTHVQPKYRAKMKVKYAAQIFSQTVAAVLKLLATNVENVHRSDEILQTALLIEKFNKLFDYTNGPSGHADVKKGIRENVSAKTDHLAVWTEYRKQLSTLTFFNHNGVEAKNVKCVQGYIISLKSLRDIWLEVQDLGYKYLNLRQLNQDALENLFGLIRQHGQTNKHPTCSTFIAAMKTSIISGLTAPHSKNSNCEEDKKELMTDFHDLVFGFKDEDDQGQDINESPSHVSTENENEEDNPVLSIPEEEEYKEIVCDLAKISNQPVVYISGYLASVILKKNDCQVCRETLTVADPEENKIYDLIKLREWWQDKKCLTYPSLQLCQTVHTAVTNFEQFCIPNLHNNNICQWTITIFYSNCNTEWLCINHRQQMSDLLFTKLALMLIRRQCQIINLKQVSKEEDLADANKRGQQYGVSR, via the exons ATGTCAATAGGTGA ATGTAAACAATGGGTAAAGATGGTTGGCAAAGAAGATCTGGCTTATCTTCAAGTACATATGCTACATGATTTAAAACATGTTTGTGAAGCACATTTCTCAAGACGAGACTTTACAAAATCAAAGAAGCGCTTAAAAAAACGAGCTGTACCCAAACTGAACTTGACACTGCCACCATTGAGAGATGAAATTCTTCTTCAATTTTTGCAACTCAACTCGCAAG ctGATGTCACCCCACAAGGCCAGTTTGAGGTTCAGGCTGTTCCTTGTACTTCAATGCCAACATCCTCAAGTCAGTCTAGCAGTCTAGAGAAAA ACGTCACCAAAGGAAGCCAGCGGAAAGAAAGTGAAAGtcaaataagaaaaagaaaattagaaGATGTTG atgtTACACCACGGAAAAGGAAGCTCTTAAGTGAATTGAGAAAAACAAAGTGCACATTGGCATCATTAAAAAAGAGCGCGAAACTAATAGACAATTTATCGTCAGAGTTTCTAAAAGAAATTGTCACGTCTGCGTTGATAAATCAAAAGCGTAAGTCACAAGGCAAACGCTggactattaaaaataaaatatcagcaTTAGCCATCTTCAAGCGTTCACCAAAAGCTTACCGATATCTGCGATATCTCGCACCATTTCCGAGTATCAAAACATtgcaaaaattaatgaaaaaaatacctGTTGAGCCAGGTTTAAATACAGCTGTACTTGACCACCTGAAAAAACTAGCtcccattaaaaaaataagagcaAAATTATGTTCGCTAGTCTTTGATGAAATAGCGTTAAAAGAAAGGTTAACTTATAGCGAAGCCACAGATAAAGTGGAAGGGTTTATCGATTATGGATATGAGAGGAAAGATGAGCTAGCAAATCATGCCTTAGTCTTCATGTTACAAGGTATTGGGAGAAAAATTAAACAACCGCTGGCATTCTATTTCATAAGAGGCACAGTATCTTCAGAAAAATTAGCAGTTTTAATAAAAgatataattaaagaaattactAACTCGGGATTTCAAGTTTTATCAACAATATGTGATCAAGCGCCCACCAATATGGGAGCATTAAGTCTGTTAAAGGAGTGGAACAATGGTGgacataattattttgaatttgaaaataaaaaaatttatataatttatgatattccacatttattaaaatcactgagaaataactttttaaaacaAGGATTTCTGAAAATGGGAGAATTGAAAGGTCAATGGAGCCATTTAGTTGAGGTAGAGGAACGAAATAgaaattttttatatcttagcaAACTCAAATCAACTCATGTACAACCAAAGTACAGAGCTAAAATGAAAGTTAAGTATGCCGCACAAATATTTAGCCAAACAGTGGCTGCTGTTCTTAAATTATTAGCTACGAATGTGGAAAATGTACACCGATCAGATGAAATATTACAGACTGCtttgttaattgaaaaattcaataaactttttgatTATACAAATGGGCCATCAGGACATGCTGACGTAAAAAAAGGTATACGGGAAAACGTATCTGCTAAAACTGACCATTTAGCTGTTTGGACAGAATATAGAAAGCAACTGTCTACTTTAACATTTTTCAACCATAATGGCGTGGAAGCAAAAAATGTAAAGTGTGTTCAAGGCTACATTATATCATTAAAATCGCTGCGTGATATTTGGCTGGAAGTTCAGGATTTAGGATATAAGTATTTGAATCTACGGCAGTTAAACCAGGATGCATTAGAAAATTTATTTGGGTTAATAAGACAGCATGGTCAAACAAACAAGCATCCGACGTGTTCTACATTTATAGCAGCTATGAAAACCTCTATAATATCAGGACTTACCGCCCCTCACAGCAAAAACTCCAATTGTGAAGAAGACAAAAAGGAACTCATGACGGATTTTCATGATTTAGTTTTTGGGTTTAAAGACGAAGATGATCAAGGTCAAGATATTAATGAGTCTCCTAGTCATGTTTCCacagaaaatgaaaatgaggaaGACAACCCGGTTCTCAGTATAcctgaagaagaagaatataaagAAATAGTATGTGACCTAGCAAAAATTTCAAATCAACCAGTGGTCTATATAAGTGGATATCTAGCTTctgttattctaaaaaaaaatgattgccAGGTCTGTAGAGAAACTTTGACAGTTGCAGATCCAGAGGAAAATAAGAtttatgatttaattaaattaagggAGTGGTGGCAAGATAAGAAATGTTTGACATATCCATCATTGCAGTTGTGTCAAACTGTACACACTGCGGTTACAAATTTTGAACAGTTTTGTATCCCTAACCtacataataacaatatttgCCAGTGGAcaattactatattttattcaaattgtaaTACAGAGTGGCTATGCATTAATCATCGTCAACAAATGTCAGACTTATTGTTTACAAAATTGGCTCTAATGCTGATTCGGCGACAGTGccagataattaatttaaagcaaGTTTCAAAGGAAGAGGATTTGGCGGACGCGAACAAAAGGGGTCAACAATATGGTGTTTCAAGATAA
- the LOC119628546 gene encoding uncharacterized protein LOC119628546 isoform X2: MSIGECKQWVKMVGKEDLAYLQVHMLHDLKHVCEAHFSRRDFTKSKKRLKKRAVPKLNLTLPPLRDEILLQFLQLNSQADVTPQGQFEVQAVPSALMPASSSQPSGLEKTDVTPQGQFEVQAVPCTSMPTSSSQSSSLEKNVTKGSQRKESESQIRKRKLEDVDVTPRKRKLLSELRKTKCTLASLKKSAKLIDNLSSEFLKEIVTSALINQKRKSQGKRWTIKNKISALAIFKRSPKAYRYLRYLAPFPSIKTLQKLMKKIPVEPGLNTAVLDHLKKLAPIKKIRAKLCSLVFDEIALKERLTYSEATDKVEGFIDYGYERKDELANHALVFMLQGIGRKIKQPLAFYFIRGTVSSEKLAVLIKDIIKEITNSGFQVLSTICDQAPTNMGALSLLKEWNNGGHNYFEFENKKIYIIYDIPHLLKSLRNNFLKQGFLKMGELKGQWSHLVEVEERNRNFLYLSKLKSTHVQPKYRAKMKVKYAAQIFSQTVAAVLKLLATNVENVHRSDEILQTALLIEKFNKLFDYTNGPSGHADVKKGIRENVSAKTDHLAVWTEYRKQLSTLTFFNHNGVEAKNVKCVQGYIISLKSLRDIWLEVQDLGYKYLNLRQLNQDALENLFGLIRQHGQTNKHPTCSTFIAAMKTSIISGLTAPHSKNSNCEEDKKELMTDFHDLVFGFKDEDDQGQDINESPSHVSTENENEEDNPVLSIPEEEEYKEIVCDLAKISNQPVVYISGYLASVILKKNDCQVCRETLTVADPEENKIYDLIKLREWWQDKKCLTYPSLQLCQTVHTAVTNFEQFCIPNLHNNNICQWTITIFYSNCNTEWLCINHRQQMSDLLFTKLALMLIRRQCQIINLKQVSKEEDLADANKRGQQYGVSR; this comes from the exons ATGTCAATAGGTGA ATGTAAACAATGGGTAAAGATGGTTGGCAAAGAAGATCTGGCTTATCTTCAAGTACATATGCTACATGATTTAAAACATGTTTGTGAAGCACATTTCTCAAGACGAGACTTTACAAAATCAAAGAAGCGCTTAAAAAAACGAGCTGTACCCAAACTGAACTTGACACTGCCACCATTGAGAGATGAAATTCTTCTTCAATTTTTGCAACTCAACTCGCAAG CGGATGTCACCCCACAAGGCCAGTTCGAGGTTCAGGCCGTTCCTAGTGCTTTGATGCCAGCATCCTCAAGTCAGCCTAGCGGTCTAGAGAAAA ctGATGTCACCCCACAAGGCCAGTTTGAGGTTCAGGCTGTTCCTTGTACTTCAATGCCAACATCCTCAAGTCAGTCTAGCAGTCTAGAGAAAA ACGTCACCAAAGGAAGCCAGCGGAAAGAAAGTGAAAGtcaaataagaaaaagaaaattagaaGATGTTG atgtTACACCACGGAAAAGGAAGCTCTTAAGTGAATTGAGAAAAACAAAGTGCACATTGGCATCATTAAAAAAGAGCGCGAAACTAATAGACAATTTATCGTCAGAGTTTCTAAAAGAAATTGTCACGTCTGCGTTGATAAATCAAAAGCGTAAGTCACAAGGCAAACGCTggactattaaaaataaaatatcagcaTTAGCCATCTTCAAGCGTTCACCAAAAGCTTACCGATATCTGCGATATCTCGCACCATTTCCGAGTATCAAAACATtgcaaaaattaatgaaaaaaatacctGTTGAGCCAGGTTTAAATACAGCTGTACTTGACCACCTGAAAAAACTAGCtcccattaaaaaaataagagcaAAATTATGTTCGCTAGTCTTTGATGAAATAGCGTTAAAAGAAAGGTTAACTTATAGCGAAGCCACAGATAAAGTGGAAGGGTTTATCGATTATGGATATGAGAGGAAAGATGAGCTAGCAAATCATGCCTTAGTCTTCATGTTACAAGGTATTGGGAGAAAAATTAAACAACCGCTGGCATTCTATTTCATAAGAGGCACAGTATCTTCAGAAAAATTAGCAGTTTTAATAAAAgatataattaaagaaattactAACTCGGGATTTCAAGTTTTATCAACAATATGTGATCAAGCGCCCACCAATATGGGAGCATTAAGTCTGTTAAAGGAGTGGAACAATGGTGgacataattattttgaatttgaaaataaaaaaatttatataatttatgatattccacatttattaaaatcactgagaaataactttttaaaacaAGGATTTCTGAAAATGGGAGAATTGAAAGGTCAATGGAGCCATTTAGTTGAGGTAGAGGAACGAAATAgaaattttttatatcttagcaAACTCAAATCAACTCATGTACAACCAAAGTACAGAGCTAAAATGAAAGTTAAGTATGCCGCACAAATATTTAGCCAAACAGTGGCTGCTGTTCTTAAATTATTAGCTACGAATGTGGAAAATGTACACCGATCAGATGAAATATTACAGACTGCtttgttaattgaaaaattcaataaactttttgatTATACAAATGGGCCATCAGGACATGCTGACGTAAAAAAAGGTATACGGGAAAACGTATCTGCTAAAACTGACCATTTAGCTGTTTGGACAGAATATAGAAAGCAACTGTCTACTTTAACATTTTTCAACCATAATGGCGTGGAAGCAAAAAATGTAAAGTGTGTTCAAGGCTACATTATATCATTAAAATCGCTGCGTGATATTTGGCTGGAAGTTCAGGATTTAGGATATAAGTATTTGAATCTACGGCAGTTAAACCAGGATGCATTAGAAAATTTATTTGGGTTAATAAGACAGCATGGTCAAACAAACAAGCATCCGACGTGTTCTACATTTATAGCAGCTATGAAAACCTCTATAATATCAGGACTTACCGCCCCTCACAGCAAAAACTCCAATTGTGAAGAAGACAAAAAGGAACTCATGACGGATTTTCATGATTTAGTTTTTGGGTTTAAAGACGAAGATGATCAAGGTCAAGATATTAATGAGTCTCCTAGTCATGTTTCCacagaaaatgaaaatgaggaaGACAACCCGGTTCTCAGTATAcctgaagaagaagaatataaagAAATAGTATGTGACCTAGCAAAAATTTCAAATCAACCAGTGGTCTATATAAGTGGATATCTAGCTTctgttattctaaaaaaaaatgattgccAGGTCTGTAGAGAAACTTTGACAGTTGCAGATCCAGAGGAAAATAAGAtttatgatttaattaaattaagggAGTGGTGGCAAGATAAGAAATGTTTGACATATCCATCATTGCAGTTGTGTCAAACTGTACACACTGCGGTTACAAATTTTGAACAGTTTTGTATCCCTAACCtacataataacaatatttgCCAGTGGAcaattactatattttattcaaattgtaaTACAGAGTGGCTATGCATTAATCATCGTCAACAAATGTCAGACTTATTGTTTACAAAATTGGCTCTAATGCTGATTCGGCGACAGTGccagataattaatttaaagcaaGTTTCAAAGGAAGAGGATTTGGCGGACGCGAACAAAAGGGGTCAACAATATGGTGTTTCAAGATAA